The genomic region CATCTCGGGGATGGCGAAGGAGCGTTGGAACTGGACGATGGTGAAGCCCAGGCCGTTGCTGGCGGCGAACATCTCGCTGATGACCATGAGGATGATCCCGATCGACAGGGCCTGGCGCATGCCCGTGACGATCTGCGGGCTCGCGGCGCGCAGCACCAGATGCCGCAGGCGCGCGGCGCCGGTGATGCCGTAGGAGCGGCAGGTGTCGCCGAGCACCTCGTCCACCGCGCGAACGCCTTCGACGGTGTTGAGCAGGATCGGCCACACGCAGCCGCTGACGATGACGAGCACCTTCATGGTGTCGCCGATGCCCGCGAACAGCATGATCACCGGGACGAGCACGGGCGGCGGGATGGCCCGGAAGAGTTCGAGGACCGGTTCCAGGACGTCCCGTACGGCCCGCCGGGTGCCGACGACCAGGCCGAGCCCCACTCCGAGGGCCACGGCGAGGAGGTAGCCGGCCACGAGGCGCAGCAGGCTCGGGACCACGTCCGACAGCAGCCGTTCCGCCGTCCAGACCTTCCCGAAGCTCTCCAGGATGGTGGCCAGGGGCGGGAAGTAGAAGTCGGTGCTTCCTGCGGTGGCGAACCACCACACGGTGAAGAGGACCGCGGGCAGGCCCAGTACCAGCAGCCCGCGGCGCAGGACGGAGAGGGCGGTCATGCGGTCACCTCCGTGCGTACGGACTGGTGCCAGTGCAGTGCCCGTCGTTCGACCGCTCGTGCCGCGAGGTTGACGGCGACGCCGAGCAGGCCGGTGACCAGGACGAGGGCGTAGACCTCCGGTACGGCGCCGGACACCTGCGCGACGGCGATCTCGTGGCCGAGTCCCGGGGCGCCGATGACGAGTTCGGCGGTGATGGTGAGGATCAGCGCCACGGTGGCGGCGAGCCGTACGCCCGTCATCACGTACGGCAGCGCGGTGGGCCACAGGACGTGGCGGACCCGGCCCCAGGTGCCGAACCGATAGCTGCGGGCGGTGTCCTCGGCGACCGGGTCGACGTCCTGCATGCCGGCCAGGACCTGGACGATCACCTGCCAGAAGGAGGCGTACACCACGAGCAGCAACTTGGACCTGAGGTCGGTGCCGTAGAGCAGGACGGCGACGGGGATCAGTGCCACGGACGGGATGGGGCGCAGGAACTCGATGGTGGAGGCGGTCACCGCGCGCAGTACGGGTACGGAGCCGATGACCACTCCGGCGGCGACGCCCGCCACGACGGCGACGGCCAGCCCCAGGACCCAGCCGGTCAGGGTGTCGCCGAGCGCGGTCCAGAACGTGGGCTCGGCGAGCAGGCTCCCCAGGGTGCGGACGGTTTCCGAGGCGGGCGGCAGGTAGTCGGGCGACACCAGGCCGGTGTGCGGCAGCACTTCGAGTACCGCGACCAGTCCGGCGAGACCCGCGAGGCCGCGCAGCATCGCGACCGGGACCGGACCGCGCCGGGCGGGTGCCTCGGCCCCGCCGGGACCGGAGTCGGTCCCGGCGGGCTCCGCCAGTACAGGGGTGAGACCGGGGCTGGTCATGAGAACAGCGCGTTCAGGTCGGGCTTCTTGTCGCCGAAGATGCCGTCCTCCTCGCCGAGGACGGCCAGCTTCTCCAGGGAGGCCATGTCGATCTCCGCCGGCCAGCTGGGCAGGATGAGCTTCTCCAGCACATCGCCGCTGATCTTGGTGTAGGAGGTGAGGATCTGGCGCGCCTCGTCGGGGTGCTCGGAGGCGTAGGTCAGCGATTCGGCCATCGCCTCGCTGAACTTCTTCACGAGTTCCGGGTTCTCCTGCATCACCTTGGCCGAGGTGAAGTACGTGGCCACGGTCAGCTTCGGGTCGGTCTCGGCGAACGGGGAGGCGATGACGCGGGCACCCTGTGCCTTGGCGATCGTCGTCGCGGGCTCGCCCATCCAGGCCGCGTCCACCTGATCGCCGTCCAGGGCGGCCGGCATCTGGTCGAACGGCATCTCGACGAACTTGACCTTGGACGGGTCGCCGCCAGCCTTGCGGACCGACTCGCGGACTGTCAGGACCCCGATGTTCTGCAGGGTGTTCACCGCCACCGTCTGCCCGGCGAGGCCCTTGGGCGACTTGATCGAGCTGTCCTTCTTGACGGCGACGCCGGTGACGTCGGCCCCGAGCTTTCCGTTGCTGGCCGCGCCGTTGGCCACCGACTTGACCGGCACGCCCTTGGTCTGGGCGATCATCAGCGAGGTGGTGTTGCTGAAGCCGAACTGGAACTGGCCGCTCACCACTCCGGGGATGATCGCCGCGCCGCCCTGGGCGCTCTCCATCTTCAGCTTGATGCCCCGGCTGCTGAAGAAGCCCTTCTTGTCGCCCAGATAGAGCGGTGCGACATCGACGATCGGGATGATGCCGACCTTGACCTCCGTGGTCCCGCCTCCGCCGGAGGACGCCGAAACGCCGCTCGAAGAGGACGAGGACCCGCATCCGGCCGCGCCTACGACCATGACCACGGCTATGGCTAGCCCGAATATGCGCCTTTGCATGGGCTCCTCCTGACGGAAACACCTCTGGTGGCGTGCACACCTCACGGTGACCGCGACCGTGACCGGACAGGCCGAGCGGGTCGAGCCGGTCGAGCGGAGAACCGCGAGCTCCGGGAACGCGTCGGAAGTCGACGCCGAACCGGCTTCGGTAGCCGGCCCGGCCTCGGGCGCTCCCGGAGCCGCAGCCGCCGGACGCGCGGAGTGCCGACGACGAGACAGCGGAGCGGGGAGTAGATCCGCGGCTTCGTCACGGCCTTCCGGCCCGTCCGGACGTTGTGCACTTTCTTGACGGCCGCAATCTACACATCTATCTTCGCGTTGTCAGTACTCCGGACAAGGGAGGTTGCACAGTGGACGGCCGTACCCTCTCCCACGTGCACGACGAGGCTCCACAGGCGGCCGTGGACGTCCCCGAAGGACCGCAGCTGCGCCCGCAGTCGCTGATGTTCGCCTTCTTCGGCGGGCATGTCCTGGAGGAAGGGCCCCTGTGCGTGTACTCCGGCAGCGTCATCGACGTACTGGCCCGCGCCGGGGTCGGCGAACAGGCGGTGCGGTCCACCCTGACCCGCATGGTCAACCGCGGTCTGCTGCGACGTCAGCGGGAGGGGCGCCGGATGTACTTCGGCCTGACCCCGCAAGCGACGGAGATCCTCTGGAACGGCAGGAAACGGCTCAGGGACACCGGCGCCGTCAACGACGACTGGGACGGCACCTGGACGCTGCTGGGCTTCTCACTGCCGGAGTCCTGCCAGCGCCAGCGGCACGACCTGCGCTCCCGGCTCACCTGGTCGGGCTTCGGCCCCCTGTACAGCGGGCTGTGGATCGCGCCCGGCGACCTCGACGTGTCCGAACTCGTCTCCGAACTCGGACTCACGGCCCACGTCAAGATCTTCCACGCCACGGCCGACGAGGCCACCGACATCGGCCTGATGATCCGCGACACCTGGGACCTGGACGGCGTCGGCGCCCGGTACGCCGACTTCGACAAGCGCTGGACCGACGGGCCCAGCTCCGGGCCCAGCTCCGGTTCCGGCGATCCGCTCGGGACCCAGCTGCGCCTGACCAGCGAGTGGCTCCGGATCATCCGTACGGACCCGCGGCTGCCCGCCCGGCACCTCCCCGCCGCCTGGCCCGCCCGGTCGGCCCACGACACCTTCCACCGCATCGCGGAACAGACCGAGGAGCCCGCCCTCCGGATC from Streptomyces sp. NBC_00878 harbors:
- a CDS encoding ABC transporter permease, whose translation is MTALSVLRRGLLVLGLPAVLFTVWWFATAGSTDFYFPPLATILESFGKVWTAERLLSDVVPSLLRLVAGYLLAVALGVGLGLVVGTRRAVRDVLEPVLELFRAIPPPVLVPVIMLFAGIGDTMKVLVIVSGCVWPILLNTVEGVRAVDEVLGDTCRSYGITGAARLRHLVLRAASPQIVTGMRQALSIGIILMVISEMFAASNGLGFTIVQFQRSFAIPEMWSGVLLLGILGFLLALLFRFAENRALAWYHGLRRAQRNP
- a CDS encoding ABC transporter permease: MLRGLAGLAGLVAVLEVLPHTGLVSPDYLPPASETVRTLGSLLAEPTFWTALGDTLTGWVLGLAVAVVAGVAAGVVIGSVPVLRAVTASTIEFLRPIPSVALIPVAVLLYGTDLRSKLLLVVYASFWQVIVQVLAGMQDVDPVAEDTARSYRFGTWGRVRHVLWPTALPYVMTGVRLAATVALILTITAELVIGAPGLGHEIAVAQVSGAVPEVYALVLVTGLLGVAVNLAARAVERRALHWHQSVRTEVTA
- a CDS encoding ABC transporter substrate-binding protein, producing the protein MQRRIFGLAIAVVMVVGAAGCGSSSSSSGVSASSGGGGTTEVKVGIIPIVDVAPLYLGDKKGFFSSRGIKLKMESAQGGAAIIPGVVSGQFQFGFSNTTSLMIAQTKGVPVKSVANGAASNGKLGADVTGVAVKKDSSIKSPKGLAGQTVAVNTLQNIGVLTVRESVRKAGGDPSKVKFVEMPFDQMPAALDGDQVDAAWMGEPATTIAKAQGARVIASPFAETDPKLTVATYFTSAKVMQENPELVKKFSEAMAESLTYASEHPDEARQILTSYTKISGDVLEKLILPSWPAEIDMASLEKLAVLGEEDGIFGDKKPDLNALFS
- a CDS encoding PaaX family transcriptional regulator C-terminal domain-containing protein, encoding MDGRTLSHVHDEAPQAAVDVPEGPQLRPQSLMFAFFGGHVLEEGPLCVYSGSVIDVLARAGVGEQAVRSTLTRMVNRGLLRRQREGRRMYFGLTPQATEILWNGRKRLRDTGAVNDDWDGTWTLLGFSLPESCQRQRHDLRSRLTWSGFGPLYSGLWIAPGDLDVSELVSELGLTAHVKIFHATADEATDIGLMIRDTWDLDGVGARYADFDKRWTDGPSSGPSSGSGDPLGTQLRLTSEWLRIIRTDPRLPARHLPAAWPARSAHDTFHRIAEQTEEPALRIAADLMETAPLRPS